In Desulfobulbaceae bacterium, a single genomic region encodes these proteins:
- a CDS encoding YHS domain-containing protein yields the protein MTTGSVLWFLAIGAVVYFMMKKGGGCCGGHDHGGHGKESGHGNHASHEMSSKGVEMLSGKDPVCGMEITENEPTLNSEHLGQTVRFCSDRCKNLFDLNPEKYMSHSQGTHQHH from the coding sequence ATGACAACAGGAAGCGTTCTATGGTTTTTGGCAATTGGTGCGGTTGTGTATTTTATGATGAAAAAAGGCGGTGGCTGTTGTGGCGGCCATGATCATGGCGGGCATGGCAAGGAGTCCGGCCATGGCAATCATGCATCACATGAGATGTCCTCAAAGGGTGTGGAGATGCTATCCGGCAAAGACCCGGTATGCGGCATGGAAATAACCGAAAATGAGCCAACCCTTAATAGTGAACATTTGGGGCAGACGGTCAGGTTCTGCTCTGATCGCTGCAAAAACCTGTTTGATCTGAATCCCGAAAAATATATGAGTCATTCTCAAGGAACACACCAACACCATTGA
- a CDS encoding DUF1566 domain-containing protein, whose amino-acid sequence MLFHTGQTHCYDEAGKEIPCQDSGQDGEFRIGASWPEPRFVALGGTVLDQLTGLIWSRDANPNVFPVTWQEALEGIAAMNDSNYLGYNDWRMPNRLELRSLMSYQTKKPSLPSGHLFENIFLGWYWTSTSAAIHLDYAWYVHLEGARMFYGRKDQYYLFWPVRGEGNGLLHRTGQTHCFDIQGKIISGTGSGQDGDYRLGHDWPVPRFVAGKLTVLDRLTNLCWARKADSSNGPVTWHQALAVVQRLNKDRLAGLNRWRLPNINELESLVDCAAHTPALSADHPFINLRDSYWSATTSFFETDWAWVLYLEKGACGVGYKPGKTFFVWPVSLADSSAGSR is encoded by the coding sequence TTGTTATTCCACACCGGGCAGACACACTGCTATGACGAGGCAGGGAAAGAAATTCCATGCCAGGACAGTGGCCAGGATGGCGAGTTCCGTATCGGGGCATCATGGCCTGAGCCCAGGTTTGTTGCTCTCGGGGGAACGGTCCTCGACCAACTCACCGGATTGATCTGGTCAAGGGATGCTAACCCCAACGTCTTTCCGGTTACCTGGCAGGAGGCGCTTGAAGGGATCGCCGCCATGAACGATAGCAATTACCTTGGCTACAACGATTGGCGCATGCCCAATCGGCTCGAACTGCGCAGCCTGATGAGCTATCAAACCAAGAAACCTTCCCTGCCATCTGGCCATCTATTTGAGAATATATTTCTTGGCTGGTACTGGACATCAACTTCAGCGGCAATTCATTTGGACTATGCCTGGTATGTACACCTGGAAGGGGCAAGGATGTTTTATGGCAGAAAAGACCAATATTATCTTTTCTGGCCGGTGAGGGGAGAAGGGAATGGTCTGTTGCACCGGACTGGACAAACACACTGTTTCGATATCCAGGGTAAAATAATTTCAGGTACCGGTAGCGGCCAAGATGGCGATTACCGTCTCGGCCATGATTGGCCTGTTCCCCGCTTTGTGGCGGGAAAATTGACTGTTTTGGATCGACTGACAAATCTCTGTTGGGCTCGAAAAGCAGATAGCAGCAATGGCCCGGTCACTTGGCATCAGGCCCTTGCCGTGGTCCAGCGGTTGAACAAGGACAGATTAGCCGGACTTAACCGATGGCGGTTACCCAACATCAACGAGCTGGAATCTTTGGTAGATTGTGCGGCTCACACCCCGGCACTGTCTGCTGATCATCCATTCATCAACCTACGAGACAGCTATTGGTCAGCTACCACCAGTTTTTTCGAAACAGATTGGGCGTGGGTTCTCTATCTGGAGAAAGGTGCCTGCGGTGTGGGTTATAAGCCAGGAAAGACATTTTTTGTCTGGCCAGTGAGTCTGGCTGATTCTTCAGCGGGATCAAGATGA
- a CDS encoding TolC family protein yields MDCRKLWVPVAIALFAAGCATQHPTMARSLTDTATTQPTIITEIQLSKISADSPPASEVASQSLIIEKLTLTKALALALQHNPTLAGFAEEIRARDAAALQAGLSPNPNLGVEIANFAGQNDLRGFDGAETTIALSQLIELGDKRTKRRHVAVLEKDLAAWDYQSTKLDVLAATAKAFIQVLVAQEQVSLNDELVKLAEKTAAAVGERVDAGKVSPLENTRTQVELAAAQSEANKTSRELEVARRRLAAFWGADRSEFVEVVGDLTTITPLPPETMLQTFLARNPDLNRWESELDRNKSALALARSEAVSDLSISAGVRNFRESNTSALVVGIDLPLPLFNRNQGGIGEAQANVEKARHEQRAAKVALQTELSEMWQNLAASYVESSTLHDKILPGALEAFEATDFGYREGKLDFLQMLDAQRTLFTVKRQYLLALGNYHITRSNVERLIGAPIKSLQNPTITKNN; encoded by the coding sequence ATGGATTGCAGAAAACTCTGGGTTCCCGTCGCGATAGCTTTGTTTGCTGCTGGATGCGCCACTCAGCACCCAACAATGGCGCGAAGCCTTACGGACACCGCTACGACTCAACCCACTATAATCACAGAAATTCAACTATCCAAAATTTCAGCGGATTCACCACCCGCCTCCGAAGTTGCTTCTCAATCTTTGATTATCGAAAAACTTACTTTGACCAAAGCCCTAGCCCTGGCTCTTCAGCACAATCCTACACTCGCTGGTTTTGCCGAGGAGATTCGTGCCCGAGATGCTGCTGCCTTGCAGGCAGGTTTATCACCAAACCCTAACCTTGGCGTGGAAATTGCGAATTTCGCCGGGCAGAATGACCTTAGAGGCTTTGATGGTGCAGAGACAACCATTGCCCTTTCTCAATTGATTGAACTGGGGGACAAGAGGACCAAGCGGCGCCATGTGGCCGTTTTGGAGAAAGATCTTGCCGCTTGGGACTACCAAAGCACAAAACTTGATGTGCTCGCAGCTACCGCCAAAGCTTTCATTCAGGTGCTGGTGGCCCAAGAGCAGGTCTCTTTGAACGATGAATTGGTCAAATTGGCTGAAAAAACTGCAGCCGCAGTTGGCGAAAGGGTCGATGCAGGCAAGGTGTCGCCCTTGGAAAACACCCGAACACAAGTTGAATTGGCAGCGGCGCAAAGCGAGGCCAACAAGACATCCCGGGAATTAGAAGTCGCCAGACGACGCCTAGCCGCTTTTTGGGGTGCGGATCGATCTGAATTTGTCGAGGTTGTCGGCGACCTGACCACAATTACACCACTTCCTCCCGAAACAATGCTCCAGACATTTTTGGCGCGCAACCCAGATTTGAATCGTTGGGAAAGCGAACTTGATCGAAATAAATCTGCTCTAGCTCTGGCCCGCTCAGAGGCTGTTTCCGATTTAAGCATCAGTGCTGGTGTTAGAAATTTTCGTGAGTCAAATACAAGCGCACTTGTAGTCGGCATTGACCTGCCGCTTCCCTTGTTTAATCGCAACCAAGGGGGCATCGGCGAAGCTCAGGCGAATGTCGAAAAGGCCCGTCATGAACAACGGGCTGCCAAAGTTGCTTTGCAGACCGAATTGTCTGAAATGTGGCAGAACCTAGCTGCCTCTTATGTCGAGTCATCGACCCTTCACGATAAAATTCTTCCCGGAGCGCTGGAAGCTTTTGAGGCAACCGATTTCGGATACCGTGAGGGAAAGCTAGACTTTCTACAGATGCTCGATGCCCAGCGCACCCTTTTTACAGTTAAGAGGCAGTATCTGTTGGCACTGGGGAACTACCACATAACGCGCTCTAACGTGGAGCGGCTTATTGGTGCACCGATCAAGAGCCTTCAAAATCCTACAATTACAAAGAATAACTAA
- a CDS encoding MerR family transcriptional regulator, which yields MDGLTIGKLAKEAALGIETVRFYERQGLITPPPRTESNYRVYPKGEVARLRFIKRAKVLGFTLNEIKELLSLQHDPHSTRTDIKKRTLTKIENITSKIQDLTRIKAALEHLASECNGHGPLAGCPILAALNNSEG from the coding sequence GTGGACGGATTGACCATCGGAAAATTGGCCAAAGAGGCTGCTCTAGGGATCGAGACCGTGCGTTTTTACGAACGCCAGGGGCTTATCACCCCGCCGCCAAGAACAGAATCAAATTATCGGGTATACCCCAAAGGCGAAGTAGCGCGGTTAAGATTCATTAAAAGAGCCAAGGTGCTCGGTTTCACTCTAAATGAGATCAAGGAGCTATTGAGTCTCCAGCATGACCCACATAGTACCAGAACGGACATCAAAAAGCGCACCCTTACCAAAATTGAAAACATTACCAGCAAGATCCAAGACCTGACTCGGATCAAAGCAGCACTTGAACACCTGGCTTCCGAGTGTAACGGCCATGGACCATTGGCAGGATGTCCAATCCTCGCAGCGCTAAACAACAGCGAAGGATAG
- a CDS encoding HD domain-containing protein yields the protein MTSENETVIHSFRALHDLSKAINSTLEIDLVEEVLLQKTSQLMRSDKALLLLRNEEKQSLTIHKSFGFKSSELPANRFENIHLFDHCLVHKGSVITLEEVLSTPDRQLLHSTYPHLLEMIFAPLEIEGKASGLLGIVGSKINFSEIELEIFCSIGSQASVAMENASLHERLHSTFLHTAEALAEAINSRDPYTGGHTQRVSKYSLLLAESLNFSREEKTALHFSSILHDVGKIGIDDSILRKVGRLTAEEKRKMDDHPQIGAKILGYVEEMKEVIPGVLHHHEWFDGSGYPDGLSGDKIPLQARVIAIADAFDALTTNRPYRQASAGPDALDILELDGGSHFDPELLATFRTLQTFSKL from the coding sequence ATGACATCAGAAAATGAAACCGTAATTCACTCCTTCAGAGCCCTACATGATTTGTCAAAGGCGATCAATTCAACTTTGGAGATTGACCTGGTCGAAGAGGTGCTTCTCCAGAAGACTTCTCAACTCATGAGGTCGGACAAGGCACTTCTCCTGCTGCGTAACGAGGAGAAACAATCATTAACCATCCATAAGTCCTTTGGTTTCAAATCGTCTGAACTACCAGCGAATCGGTTTGAAAACATCCATCTTTTTGATCATTGCTTAGTTCACAAAGGCAGCGTCATCACGCTAGAAGAGGTTCTGTCCACCCCAGATCGTCAATTATTACACAGCACCTACCCTCACCTGCTTGAGATGATTTTTGCTCCCCTCGAAATAGAAGGGAAAGCATCTGGTTTACTGGGGATTGTCGGTAGCAAAATAAATTTTTCCGAAATTGAACTGGAAATATTCTGTTCAATTGGCAGCCAGGCATCGGTGGCAATGGAAAATGCCAGTTTGCATGAAAGACTGCATTCCACTTTTTTGCACACAGCAGAAGCGTTGGCTGAGGCGATTAACAGTCGTGATCCATACACCGGCGGCCATACTCAGCGAGTGAGCAAATATTCGCTCCTGCTGGCTGAATCACTCAACTTTAGCCGAGAAGAAAAGACGGCTCTGCACTTTTCCTCTATCCTCCATGATGTCGGCAAGATCGGCATCGATGACTCGATCCTGCGGAAGGTTGGTCGATTAACGGCTGAGGAAAAACGAAAAATGGATGATCATCCCCAAATCGGAGCTAAGATTCTGGGGTATGTCGAGGAAATGAAAGAGGTCATTCCCGGAGTGCTCCATCACCATGAATGGTTTGATGGCAGTGGATATCCGGACGGACTGTCAGGGGATAAAATCCCGCTACAGGCCAGAGTCATCGCCATTGCCGATGCCTTTGACGCCCTGACTACCAATCGACCTTATCGCCAAGCCTCGGCAGGGCCTGATGCTCTGGACATCCTTGAATTGGATGGCGGCAGCCATTTCGACCCAGAATTGCTCGCAACTTTTCGCACACTGCAAACCTTCTCCAAGCTTTAA
- a CDS encoding helix-turn-helix transcriptional regulator, protein MGTIGLNKMLPKPAENADDLAQLFAILGDATRVRILFLIRDSEMPVQDLADTLEMTHSAISHHLRLLRLHHIVRGRKVGRSVFYSLEDKCVWNLLESGESHLRHDTFGENVKK, encoded by the coding sequence ATGGGAACTATCGGGCTAAATAAAATGCTACCCAAACCTGCAGAGAATGCAGATGATCTCGCGCAACTTTTTGCCATTTTGGGAGATGCAACGCGGGTGCGTATTTTATTTCTGATCCGCGATTCCGAGATGCCTGTTCAGGACTTGGCAGATACTCTTGAGATGACTCACTCGGCAATTTCTCATCATCTGCGGTTATTGCGTCTTCATCATATAGTTAGAGGGCGCAAAGTTGGAAGGAGTGTTTTTTATTCACTAGAAGACAAATGTGTTTGGAATCTTCTGGAATCCGGGGAGTCACATTTGCGGCATGATACTTTTGGAGAAAATGTGAAAAAATGA
- a CDS encoding NAD(P)/FAD-dependent oxidoreductase: protein MTQNNCSPSELDISITIADENRPRLVIVGGGFAGLHLAQHLKTADLQIVLLDRNNFHTFQPLLYQVATAMLEPDSVANSFRKIFQNQKNFHFRMVEVERIDPENKVVRTSAGCLKYDFLVVATGARTNFYGMRDLAGHALSMKEISQGIAIRQRLFRNFENALLTNDTAERESLMNIIIVGGGPTGIEIAGAIGELKKFILPTDYPELDLSMMRIHLIEASDRLSASMSSKASLLARQALEKFSVTMWFNTKIITYDGKTARTSDGRELDSKLLIWVAGVTGNIPVGLDRDEIIFRGRIKVDSYNRVTEYDDIYAIGDVAAVITQETPDGHPMLAPVAIQQAINLAANLAALAQKGDSQLTPFTYKSHGVMATVGRNRAIVERAGFSFGGFPAWLTWLFVHLLTLVGFRNKIIAVVNWAWNYISYDRSIRLIIPFICETRKTLTGQKTDDIRK, encoded by the coding sequence TTGACACAGAACAATTGCTCACCCTCGGAACTCGATATCTCCATCACCATTGCTGATGAGAACAGGCCACGTCTGGTAATCGTCGGGGGAGGTTTTGCTGGATTGCACTTGGCACAGCACCTGAAAACAGCCGATCTGCAAATCGTGCTGTTGGACAGAAACAATTTTCACACCTTTCAGCCGTTATTGTATCAAGTAGCAACAGCAATGCTCGAACCGGATTCCGTGGCGAATTCATTCCGCAAAATCTTTCAGAACCAGAAAAACTTTCATTTCCGAATGGTGGAAGTCGAACGAATCGACCCTGAAAATAAAGTCGTGAGGACCAGTGCCGGTTGTCTGAAGTATGATTTTCTGGTTGTTGCCACAGGAGCTCGCACCAATTTTTACGGCATGCGAGATCTGGCAGGACATGCCCTCTCCATGAAAGAAATTTCACAGGGCATCGCCATCAGGCAACGCCTTTTCAGAAACTTTGAGAATGCACTGTTGACCAATGACACTGCCGAACGAGAAAGTCTGATGAACATCATTATTGTCGGTGGAGGTCCGACAGGCATTGAAATCGCCGGAGCAATCGGCGAGCTGAAGAAATTTATCCTCCCCACTGACTACCCAGAACTCGATTTGAGCATGATGCGGATACATCTGATCGAGGCTTCTGACCGGCTCTCGGCTAGCATGTCGTCAAAAGCCTCACTCCTTGCCCGCCAAGCCCTCGAAAAATTTTCTGTTACCATGTGGTTCAACACAAAAATCATAACCTATGACGGTAAAACCGCGCGTACCTCTGACGGCAGAGAACTCGACTCGAAACTGCTAATCTGGGTAGCTGGCGTGACCGGCAATATCCCTGTAGGTTTGGATAGAGATGAAATCATTTTCAGAGGGCGTATCAAGGTGGACTCTTACAACAGAGTTACAGAATACGATGATATCTATGCAATCGGCGATGTTGCCGCCGTGATCACACAAGAGACGCCGGATGGCCATCCCATGCTTGCCCCGGTTGCCATTCAGCAAGCCATCAATCTGGCGGCAAATCTGGCTGCCCTCGCCCAAAAAGGAGACAGTCAACTAACACCCTTTACCTACAAAAGCCATGGCGTCATGGCCACGGTTGGTCGAAATCGCGCCATTGTCGAAAGAGCTGGATTTTCTTTCGGCGGTTTCCCTGCCTGGTTGACCTGGCTGTTTGTTCATTTGCTGACTCTCGTCGGTTTTCGTAATAAAATCATAGCCGTTGTTAACTGGGCTTGGAATTATATAAGTTATGATCGAAGCATCAGACTTATCATTCCATTCATCTGCGAGACAAGGAAAACTCTGACAGGGCAAAAAACAGATGACATCAGAAAATGA
- a CDS encoding transposase, producing the protein MFLPACDSVNEAHRLTMHYLDWSNQARPHSQLNKTPDKAYAVMMPPPEHAA; encoded by the coding sequence ATCTTTTTGCCTGCCTGCGACTCGGTCAACGAGGCTCACAGGCTGACCATGCATTATCTGGACTGGTCCAATCAAGCAAGGCCCCATTCACAATTGAACAAAACGCCTGACAAAGCGTACGCAGTGATGATGCCACCGCCCGAACATGCAGCATGA
- a CDS encoding efflux RND transporter periplasmic adaptor subunit: MKNKYTILGAVVICALGLGVSLWSPTASAEQAADTHDHESHTQDKHPANEKEAEHADHNDDAEKDAHAESEGKAEHGEEVVRLSDEELTEFGITLEVAKAGSLDQYINLPGEIVLNADRMAHVAPRVAGIVREVQITVGDKVKAGDLMAVIESRELADAKATFLATSARETLAQGNFQREERLWGKKVTSEQEYLDSRQALAEARITKNSAEQQLHALGISDPELKKISGHPDATYTRLEIRAPLAGTIIEKHMTLGENVNADTGVFTIADLSTVWVDINVYQKDLINVRKGQAVVIDIGHGIPSATGTIAWVGPQVDETTRTAKARMELVNQDGDLRPGLFVTAKVAVGSTSAGIVVPKGALQTFEGGTVLFVRTDKGFEPQPIEVGQQNSTTVEILSGLKAGQTYVSQGAFTIKAQLSKGAFGDGHNH, translated from the coding sequence ATGAAGAACAAATATACCATTTTGGGGGCTGTCGTTATCTGTGCTTTAGGCCTTGGCGTGTCATTATGGAGCCCGACCGCATCAGCGGAACAAGCGGCAGACACTCATGATCATGAAAGTCACACCCAGGACAAACACCCAGCCAACGAAAAAGAAGCTGAACATGCCGATCATAATGATGATGCAGAAAAGGATGCCCACGCTGAGTCAGAAGGCAAAGCTGAACATGGCGAGGAGGTAGTCCGCCTTTCTGATGAGGAATTGACAGAATTTGGTATCACGTTGGAAGTCGCCAAAGCGGGTTCTCTCGACCAGTACATCAACCTGCCCGGAGAAATTGTTCTTAATGCCGATCGCATGGCCCATGTGGCTCCTCGGGTTGCAGGTATTGTCCGTGAAGTACAGATAACTGTGGGAGACAAGGTTAAGGCCGGAGATTTGATGGCAGTGATCGAAAGCCGCGAATTGGCAGATGCCAAGGCGACATTCCTGGCCACCAGTGCTCGTGAGACACTTGCACAAGGGAATTTCCAACGCGAAGAGCGCTTGTGGGGAAAAAAGGTGACCAGCGAGCAGGAGTACCTTGACAGTCGTCAGGCCTTGGCAGAGGCACGCATCACCAAAAACTCGGCAGAGCAGCAATTGCACGCACTGGGGATTTCCGATCCTGAGCTCAAAAAAATATCCGGACATCCAGATGCCACCTACACCCGGCTTGAAATCAGAGCACCATTAGCTGGAACGATTATCGAAAAGCATATGACCCTCGGAGAAAACGTCAATGCCGATACCGGTGTATTTACCATCGCTGACCTTTCCACGGTGTGGGTCGACATCAATGTTTACCAGAAGGATCTGATCAATGTTCGCAAAGGGCAGGCTGTGGTAATCGACATCGGTCACGGCATTCCTTCAGCTACTGGAACGATCGCTTGGGTCGGCCCTCAAGTGGACGAGACGACACGCACGGCCAAAGCGCGAATGGAACTCGTAAACCAGGACGGCGATCTCCGCCCTGGTCTGTTTGTGACCGCTAAGGTGGCGGTGGGCAGCACTTCCGCAGGCATCGTCGTTCCTAAAGGCGCGTTGCAGACTTTCGAAGGAGGGACCGTGCTCTTTGTCCGTACGGACAAAGGGTTCGAACCTCAGCCGATCGAAGTCGGACAACAAAACAGCACTACGGTAGAAATCCTCTCCGGGCTCAAGGCTGGCCAGACTTACGTGAGCCAGGGGGCCTTCACCATTAAGGCGCAGCTATCCAAGGGTGCCTTCGGCGACGGCCACAACCACTAA
- a CDS encoding heavy metal translocating P-type ATPase has translation MNSGQHHHNNEEHSHAEVTKTERKDPVCGMSTDAPDEFISQEHKGTTYYFCSDHCLKTFQENPAKFVASEEPFSHENSAVASVFTDPVCGMHTEDESAFTPHHHGGNTYYFCSERCLGKFKNDPKHYTGEKTENDQPKKTLDDRGRVYTCPMHPEIEQDSPGACPKCGMALESMTPAANETRTEYTCPMHPEIVQETPGSCPKCGMALESRTISLDQDDENPEYDFMRRRFIFGAVLTVPLVIIAMREMLPGGHLIENLASPRTLGWLELILSTPVVLWAGWVFYVRAVQSIINRSLNMFTLIGLGVSVAYIYSLIAVLFPEIFPATMRGSDGAVGVYFEAAAVIVTLILLGQVMELRARSQTGAAIKALLGLAPKTARKINEDGTEIDIPLEHVQVGDVLRIRPGEKVPVDGMVVDGTSSVDESMISGEPIPVKKQKDDKVIGATVNATGSLTMRAEKIGSDTLLAQIVKMVALAQRSRAPIQKLTDIVAGYFVPVVIAIALAAFGVWYAVGPDPRLAHALIAAVSVLIIACPCALGLATPMSIMVSTGKGATMGVLFKNAEAIETMRKIDTLVVDKTGTLTLGKPKLTGVVTASGMTEERLLILSASLEKASEHPLAAAIVAGAVERKSTPVDAADFDSHTGKGVSGTVDGAKVLLGNLKLMEDFSVDTAALANRAEEMRKEGQTVMFVAADGKLAGLLAVSDPIKESTPAAIRQLHEEGMLVVMLTGDNRATAEAVAAKLGIDQVVAEVLPDEKAAVVKKFQDEGRMVAMAGDGINDAPALAQAHVGIAMGTGTDVAMESAGVTLVKGDLTGIIRARKLSRATMANIKQNLFFAFIYNALGVPVAAGVLYPFLGILLSPMIAAAAMSLSSVSVIGNALRLRRTKI, from the coding sequence ATGAATTCAGGCCAACATCATCATAACAATGAAGAACATTCACATGCTGAGGTTACAAAAACAGAACGGAAAGATCCCGTATGCGGCATGTCAACTGATGCACCAGACGAATTTATTTCTCAAGAGCACAAAGGAACAACTTATTACTTCTGCAGTGATCATTGCCTTAAGACTTTTCAGGAAAACCCCGCAAAGTTTGTAGCCAGTGAGGAACCTTTCTCACATGAAAATTCTGCAGTAGCGTCTGTTTTTACCGACCCGGTTTGCGGCATGCATACCGAAGACGAGAGCGCTTTTACCCCCCACCATCATGGCGGCAACACATACTATTTTTGCAGCGAACGGTGCCTGGGGAAATTCAAAAACGATCCCAAACACTATACCGGTGAAAAAACAGAAAATGACCAGCCGAAAAAGACACTGGATGATAGAGGTCGCGTCTATACCTGCCCTATGCATCCGGAAATTGAACAGGACTCACCGGGGGCCTGCCCTAAATGCGGTATGGCCCTCGAATCCATGACTCCGGCGGCAAATGAGACCCGCACCGAATACACCTGCCCTATGCATCCTGAGATCGTGCAGGAGACCCCCGGCTCCTGCCCCAAGTGTGGCATGGCCCTAGAATCCCGCACCATCAGCCTCGATCAGGACGATGAAAATCCCGAGTACGACTTTATGCGCAGGCGCTTTATTTTCGGCGCGGTGCTTACCGTGCCGCTGGTGATTATCGCCATGCGGGAGATGCTGCCGGGCGGGCATCTCATCGAAAATCTGGCTTCTCCTCGCACCCTTGGCTGGCTGGAACTGATTCTGTCGACGCCAGTGGTTCTCTGGGCTGGCTGGGTCTTTTATGTACGGGCGGTGCAATCGATAATCAACAGAAGCCTCAACATGTTTACTTTGATCGGCCTGGGTGTATCCGTAGCCTATATTTACAGTCTGATTGCTGTTCTTTTCCCAGAAATTTTCCCTGCCACCATGCGTGGTTCTGATGGCGCGGTGGGAGTCTATTTCGAGGCGGCGGCGGTAATCGTCACCTTGATATTACTGGGACAAGTCATGGAGCTGCGGGCTCGTAGCCAAACCGGTGCCGCCATCAAGGCGTTGTTGGGGTTAGCACCGAAAACGGCCCGTAAAATCAATGAAGATGGTACCGAGATCGATATCCCCTTGGAACACGTCCAGGTTGGCGATGTGCTCCGTATCCGACCGGGCGAGAAGGTGCCGGTCGACGGCATGGTAGTCGACGGTACAAGCTCGGTGGATGAATCGATGATCTCCGGCGAACCGATTCCAGTCAAAAAGCAAAAAGATGACAAGGTGATCGGCGCGACAGTCAATGCCACTGGTAGCCTTACCATGCGGGCCGAAAAGATAGGGAGTGACACCCTGCTCGCTCAAATCGTCAAGATGGTGGCCCTGGCCCAGCGCTCACGGGCACCGATTCAGAAGCTTACCGACATCGTAGCCGGATACTTTGTGCCGGTGGTGATCGCGATTGCGCTTGCTGCCTTTGGTGTATGGTACGCCGTTGGTCCTGACCCGCGGCTCGCGCATGCCTTGATCGCGGCGGTATCGGTGCTGATTATCGCCTGTCCGTGCGCCTTAGGCCTTGCTACCCCGATGTCGATCATGGTTTCTACCGGTAAAGGCGCCACCATGGGAGTGTTATTCAAGAATGCTGAGGCAATCGAAACCATGCGTAAAATCGACACCCTGGTGGTAGACAAGACCGGCACCTTGACCCTCGGCAAGCCGAAATTGACCGGCGTGGTCACTGCGAGCGGCATGACAGAGGAGCGCCTGTTAATTCTTTCGGCTAGCCTGGAAAAGGCTAGCGAGCATCCGTTGGCCGCAGCCATCGTGGCCGGGGCAGTGGAGCGAAAGAGTACGCCTGTTGACGCCGCTGATTTTGATTCGCATACCGGCAAGGGGGTCTCCGGCACTGTCGATGGGGCAAAGGTATTACTGGGCAATCTCAAACTGATGGAAGATTTCAGTGTTGATACCGCAGCTCTCGCCAATCGTGCTGAAGAGATGCGCAAGGAAGGGCAGACGGTCATGTTCGTGGCCGCCGATGGCAAACTCGCTGGTCTGCTGGCCGTCTCCGATCCGATCAAGGAGAGCACCCCAGCCGCTATCCGCCAATTGCACGAAGAGGGCATGCTTGTGGTGATGCTGACCGGCGATAATCGGGCGACAGCCGAAGCCGTGGCCGCCAAACTAGGGATTGACCAAGTCGTGGCGGAGGTGCTGCCCGATGAGAAGGCGGCGGTGGTGAAAAAATTCCAGGATGAAGGCCGCATGGTTGCCATGGCCGGTGACGGCATCAACGACGCACCCGCCCTGGCCCAGGCTCACGTCGGTATTGCCATGGGTACCGGCACCGACGTGGCCATGGAATCGGCCGGAGTCACCTTGGTCAAAGGCGATCTGACCGGGATCATCCGTGCTAGGAAACTCTCGCGCGCCACCATGGCCAACATCAAGCAGAACCTCTTCTTTGCTTTTATTTATAACGCCTTAGGTGTGCCGGTAGCAGCTGGGGTACTCTATCCCTTCCTGGGCATTCTGCTGTCACCCATGATTGCAGCGGCAGCCATGAGTCTCTCCTCGGTCTCGGTGATCGGTAATGCCTTACGATTACGGCGGACGAAGATTTAA